One segment of Agromyces albus DNA contains the following:
- a CDS encoding dihydrofolate reductase family protein, translating into MGKVVMYSSVSVDGFIADENDQPGPLFDWLTSGDVPLDESGVLKVSQTSFDYTRPYWDQIGVTIAGRHVFDMTDGWDGQPPGGIDHVVVVTHRPKPEGWDPEAPFHFVDGVEAAVAKAQELAGDRIVEVAAGDVGGQVLAAGLIDEVRMDVVPVVFGSGKRYFGSVDAQHLLEDPDVVIQGNRVLHVRYQVRR; encoded by the coding sequence ATGGGCAAAGTAGTCATGTACAGCTCGGTGTCGGTAGACGGCTTCATCGCGGACGAGAACGACCAGCCCGGACCGCTGTTCGACTGGTTGACCAGCGGTGACGTCCCGTTGGACGAGAGCGGCGTGTTGAAGGTCTCGCAGACGTCCTTCGACTACACCAGGCCGTACTGGGACCAGATCGGTGTGACAATCGCCGGCCGCCACGTCTTCGACATGACGGACGGCTGGGACGGGCAGCCTCCGGGCGGGATCGACCACGTGGTCGTCGTGACGCACCGGCCGAAGCCCGAGGGCTGGGACCCCGAGGCGCCGTTTCACTTCGTCGACGGCGTCGAGGCAGCCGTGGCCAAGGCGCAGGAGCTTGCGGGTGACCGCATCGTCGAGGTCGCCGCCGGCGACGTCGGTGGCCAGGTGCTTGCCGCGGGCCTGATCGATGAGGTGCGCATGGACGTCGTACCCGTCGTGTTCGGGTCTGGCAAGCGCTACTTCGGCTCGGTCGACGCGCAGCACCTGTTGGAGGATCCTGACGTGGTGATTCAGGGCAACCGGGTGCTTCACGTGCGCTATCAAGTGCGCCGCTGA
- a CDS encoding YciI family protein produces MTQTWLYRLRLNRIELLTEGPTPDEATALEGHWNHLVRLREEGRVIFVGRSDETDPERLFGDVVFTAPDEASARAVMASDPAVFAGVQSATLYPMKVFMVDAAALPPEEE; encoded by the coding sequence ATGACCCAGACGTGGCTCTACCGGTTGCGGCTCAATCGCATTGAGCTGCTCACCGAGGGTCCGACGCCGGATGAGGCGACGGCACTCGAGGGGCATTGGAACCACCTCGTGCGGCTCCGAGAGGAGGGCCGCGTGATCTTCGTGGGTCGCAGCGACGAGACCGATCCCGAACGCCTCTTCGGCGACGTGGTCTTCACCGCTCCGGATGAGGCGTCGGCGCGTGCCGTGATGGCGTCCGATCCGGCGGTCTTCGCCGGCGTACAGAGCGCGACGCTCTACCCCATGAAGGTGTTCATGGTCGATGCCGCGGCGCTGCCGCCAGAGGAGGAATGA
- a CDS encoding Dps family protein has product MTDTKDAPKTSKTGSNADVAAGVAQFLTPVVHELVALAVNGKQAHWHVRGVNFIAVHELLDEVVAHAQEWADLAAERVVALGLPIDGRLATVASKSNAANPKLGFQPYEEAIADVVAQIDLAAEKVGDAVEGLEKLDPVSQDVAIEIRRGLDKDRWFLFSHISVK; this is encoded by the coding sequence ATGACCGACACCAAGGATGCACCGAAGACTTCGAAGACCGGATCCAACGCCGACGTCGCCGCGGGAGTCGCGCAGTTCCTGACGCCCGTCGTGCACGAGCTCGTCGCCCTCGCCGTGAACGGCAAGCAGGCGCACTGGCACGTACGCGGCGTGAACTTCATCGCCGTGCACGAGCTCCTCGACGAGGTCGTGGCGCACGCCCAGGAGTGGGCCGACCTCGCCGCCGAGCGAGTCGTCGCCCTCGGCCTTCCGATCGACGGGCGCCTCGCGACCGTGGCCAGCAAGAGCAACGCCGCGAACCCGAAGCTCGGATTCCAGCCCTACGAAGAGGCGATCGCGGATGTCGTCGCGCAGATCGACCTCGCTGCCGAGAAGGTGGGCGACGCGGTCGAGGGTCTCGAGAAGCTCGACCCCGTGAGCCAGGACGTCGCGATCGAGATCCGCCGCGGACTCGACAAGGACCGCTGGTTCCTCTTCTCGCACATCTCGGTGAAGTAA
- a CDS encoding response regulator transcription factor — protein sequence MTDSARGPLRVVLAEDSVLLREGLVRLFDEAGFETAAAYGDADELLAQLDETRPDVAVLDVRMPPTFRDEGVRAAIELRRRKPRLGVLLLSQYVEGTYAHELLSSGEGGMGYLLKDRIASLDELKDAVERVSEGGTVLDPQVVRELLSRRSDPLESLTPREREVLELMAEGRTNAGIAKQLFIGVGAVEKNVTSIFQKLALEDSGTDHRRVLAVITWLQR from the coding sequence ATGACCGACTCCGCCCGCGGCCCGTTGCGTGTCGTGCTCGCCGAGGACTCGGTGCTCTTGCGTGAGGGGCTCGTGCGGCTCTTCGACGAGGCCGGCTTCGAGACGGCCGCCGCCTACGGCGACGCCGACGAGTTGCTCGCCCAGCTCGACGAGACCCGGCCCGACGTCGCGGTGCTCGACGTGCGGATGCCGCCGACGTTCCGCGACGAAGGCGTGCGTGCGGCCATCGAGTTGCGCCGGCGCAAGCCGCGGCTCGGCGTGCTGCTCCTCAGCCAGTACGTCGAGGGCACGTATGCGCACGAGTTGCTCTCGTCAGGCGAGGGTGGCATGGGGTACCTGCTGAAGGATCGCATCGCCTCGCTCGACGAGCTGAAGGACGCCGTCGAGCGGGTGAGCGAGGGCGGCACCGTGCTCGACCCACAGGTCGTGCGCGAGCTGCTCTCGCGGCGCAGCGACCCCCTCGAGTCGCTCACCCCGCGCGAGCGCGAGGTGCTCGAGCTCATGGCCGAGGGCCGAACGAACGCGGGCATCGCGAAGCAGCTCTTCATCGGCGTGGGCGCCGTGGAGAAGAACGTCACCTCGATCTTCCAGAAGCTCGCGCTCGAGGACTCGGGCACCGATCACCGACGTGTGCTCGCGGTGATCACCTGGTTGCAGCGCTAG
- a CDS encoding sensor histidine kinase, giving the protein MSTMTTEPSTETSTMTLERADAAPRRRPGYGALWASVPREFAFLILTMPIAILGLVVLATTFFTGLGLIFIVFGIFIVVASLFIARGFGTLELVRLRWAGRPEVRRPAWDHADRNQGFWRTMFAPFIDGHYWLYLLHGMVINPIVSVVTWSITVAWTAVALAGTTGWIWQRYIPDGDGRDVWVHDAVLDFLVPGNTFDFDPQVGETVFEIILGLLFLVMLPFVFRGLTVLHDLIARGVLGAWRSEALEREVRHLSASRGAAVQAEDTSLRRLERDIHDGPQQRLVRLQMDLAAIERKLDGDPDSARTLLFEARDQAREALDELRALSRGFAPPILQDRGLAAGLESLASRSPVPVTREVEVPTDAALPAVIERNAYFIAAELLTNAAKHAGATGIRLRVSTRDTGESGHWLDLWVIDNGRGGASPAPGHGLAGLEERVNGLRGVLVIDSPVGGPTTIGAHIPYVPLAASAD; this is encoded by the coding sequence ATGAGCACCATGACCACTGAGCCGAGCACTGAGACGAGCACGATGACCCTCGAGCGAGCGGATGCCGCGCCCCGGCGGCGCCCCGGCTACGGCGCCCTGTGGGCGAGCGTGCCGCGCGAGTTCGCCTTCCTCATCCTCACGATGCCGATCGCGATCCTCGGCCTCGTCGTGCTCGCGACCACGTTCTTCACCGGGCTCGGCCTGATCTTCATCGTCTTCGGAATCTTCATCGTCGTCGCGTCGCTCTTCATCGCTCGCGGCTTCGGCACGCTCGAGCTCGTGCGCCTGAGGTGGGCGGGACGCCCCGAGGTGCGGCGACCGGCGTGGGACCACGCCGATCGCAACCAGGGCTTCTGGCGCACGATGTTCGCGCCGTTCATCGACGGGCACTACTGGCTCTACCTGCTGCACGGGATGGTCATCAATCCCATCGTCAGCGTCGTCACCTGGAGCATCACGGTCGCGTGGACCGCGGTGGCGCTCGCCGGAACCACCGGGTGGATCTGGCAGCGGTACATCCCCGACGGCGACGGACGCGACGTGTGGGTGCACGACGCCGTGCTCGACTTCCTCGTGCCGGGCAACACGTTCGACTTCGATCCGCAGGTCGGCGAGACGGTGTTCGAGATCATCCTCGGCCTGTTGTTCCTCGTCATGTTGCCGTTCGTGTTCCGCGGCCTCACGGTGCTCCACGACCTCATCGCCCGCGGGGTCCTCGGCGCCTGGCGCTCCGAGGCGCTCGAGCGCGAGGTGCGGCACCTCTCCGCGTCACGCGGTGCCGCCGTGCAGGCGGAAGACACCTCCCTCCGCCGTCTCGAGCGCGACATCCACGACGGGCCGCAGCAGCGGCTCGTGCGCCTGCAGATGGATCTCGCCGCGATCGAGCGCAAACTCGACGGCGACCCCGATTCGGCTCGTACCCTGCTCTTCGAGGCGCGCGACCAGGCGCGAGAGGCCCTCGACGAGTTGCGGGCGCTCTCGCGTGGATTCGCCCCGCCGATCCTGCAGGACCGCGGGCTCGCCGCCGGCCTCGAGTCGCTCGCGTCGCGCAGCCCGGTGCCCGTGACCCGCGAGGTCGAGGTGCCGACGGATGCCGCCCTGCCGGCCGTCATCGAACGCAACGCGTACTTCATCGCCGCCGAGCTGCTGACGAACGCCGCGAAGCACGCAGGGGCGACCGGCATCCGCTTGCGCGTGTCGACTCGCGATACGGGCGAATCCGGACACTGGCTCGACCTGTGGGTGATCGACAACGGCCGCGGCGGTGCGTCACCGGCTCCCGGTCACGGGCTCGCGGGGCTCGAGGAGCGCGTGAACGGCCTGCGCGGGGTGCTCGTGATCGACAGCCCGGTGGGCGGGCCGACCACCATCGGTGCACACATCCCGTATGTGCCGCTCGCGGCATCCGCCGACTGA
- a CDS encoding multicopper oxidase family protein, giving the protein MPVAPRLSPERLRRPRATLSALAAIAAGGLVAVSFAGCGLVGPAPVSTVGDVEFDTPLSIPPLAESTVDADGTRVFSLDAQAGSTEFEPGEPSNTWGFNGSYLGPTIVAKRGEHVRVDLTNSLDEPTTVHWHGMHLPAEMDGGPHQMVEPGASWSPEWDIDQQAATLWYHPHPHGDTEDHVARGLAGMFLVQDDAEAALDLPREYGVDDVPVIVQDAGFSAEGEQEGRGHGFAGALGDELIVNGTRGPFLDVDDELVRLRLLNASTARSYAFGWSDERPIELIATDGGLLEASVELDRVLLSPGERAEVLVRMVPGERIVLQSKMTREIAGMQSMIAASNGGADSFDVLELRAADTLDPAPAVPERLNTVPPVDETAVTTTRTFDLNGFEINDDEMEMGRIDETITVDTTERWIVTNTSSMPHSFHVHDVQFRIASIDGAAPPPELAGWKDTFFAQPETEFELILRFEDYADPDTPYMYHCHLLWHEDQGMMGQFAVVEPGQQATMTEETSDEHHDH; this is encoded by the coding sequence ATGCCTGTTGCACCCCGTCTCTCGCCTGAACGCCTGCGCCGCCCGCGCGCGACGCTGAGCGCCCTCGCGGCCATCGCCGCCGGCGGCCTCGTGGCCGTGTCCTTCGCCGGTTGCGGCCTCGTCGGCCCCGCGCCGGTGTCCACCGTCGGCGACGTCGAGTTCGACACCCCGCTCAGCATTCCGCCGCTCGCCGAGTCGACCGTCGACGCCGACGGCACCCGGGTCTTCTCGCTCGACGCGCAAGCCGGCTCCACCGAGTTCGAGCCGGGGGAGCCGAGCAACACCTGGGGCTTCAACGGCAGCTACCTCGGCCCCACGATCGTCGCGAAGCGCGGCGAGCACGTACGCGTCGACCTGACCAACAGCCTCGACGAGCCCACGACCGTGCACTGGCACGGCATGCACCTCCCCGCCGAGATGGACGGCGGCCCGCACCAGATGGTGGAGCCCGGCGCCTCCTGGTCGCCCGAGTGGGACATCGACCAGCAGGCGGCGACCCTCTGGTACCACCCGCACCCGCACGGCGACACCGAGGATCACGTCGCTCGCGGTCTCGCGGGCATGTTCCTCGTGCAGGACGACGCCGAAGCGGCGCTCGACCTCCCGCGCGAGTACGGCGTCGACGATGTGCCCGTCATCGTGCAGGATGCCGGATTCTCCGCCGAGGGAGAGCAGGAGGGCCGTGGACACGGGTTCGCCGGCGCCCTCGGTGACGAGCTCATCGTGAACGGCACGCGCGGCCCGTTCCTCGACGTCGACGATGAGCTCGTGCGACTGCGGCTGCTCAACGCGTCCACCGCGCGCAGCTACGCGTTCGGCTGGTCGGATGAGCGGCCGATCGAGCTCATCGCCACCGACGGCGGGTTGCTCGAGGCATCCGTCGAACTCGACCGGGTCCTGCTTTCGCCCGGTGAGCGCGCCGAGGTGCTCGTGCGCATGGTGCCCGGCGAGCGGATCGTGCTGCAGTCGAAGATGACTCGCGAGATCGCCGGCATGCAGTCGATGATCGCGGCGAGCAACGGAGGCGCCGACTCGTTCGACGTGCTCGAGCTGCGGGCCGCCGACACGCTCGACCCTGCACCCGCCGTGCCCGAGCGACTCAATACCGTTCCACCCGTCGACGAGACCGCGGTGACGACGACCCGCACGTTCGACCTCAACGGGTTCGAGATCAACGACGACGAGATGGAGATGGGCCGCATCGACGAGACCATCACGGTCGACACGACCGAGCGGTGGATCGTGACGAACACGAGCTCGATGCCGCACAGTTTCCACGTGCACGACGTGCAGTTCCGCATCGCCTCGATCGACGGGGCGGCCCCGCCCCCTGAGCTCGCGGGCTGGAAGGACACGTTCTTCGCGCAGCCCGAGACCGAGTTCGAACTCATTCTGCGCTTCGAGGACTACGCCGATCCCGACACGCCGTACATGTACCACTGCCACCTGCTGTGGCACGAGGATCAGGGCATGATGGGGCAATTCGCCGTCGTGGAGCCCGGCCAACAGGCGACAATGACGGAGGAGACCAGCGATGAGCACCATGACCACTGA
- a CDS encoding amidohydrolase, producing MSGATPLVLAGARLPGADGAVDVHVARGTVTAITPAGVEPSAQSEPSAQGARRIELGGRFVVPGLHDRHVHFSQWAMVSRRLDLAEARSASAAAALVAASVDRGDTEVIGFGYRDALWTDAPSRAVLDAVSGEVPVVLVSADLHSCWLNTAALRRHGIEHLADASGLLREDDAFRMLREIDDVADDVLDGWVADAARRAAARGVVGIVDLEMRWNRDDWARRAADGSTALRVAFGIYTQHLDRAIAEGLHTGDTVPGTGGLVTVGGHKIITDGSLNTRTAWCFDPYPGRGPDEHPYGLSTVPYDELVPLMRTAHEAGITPTVHAIGDQANAIVLDAFEDVGCRGSIEHAQLLRREDVARFAELGIVASVQPEHAMDDRDVAERYWPGRTDRAFMLADLAKAGVELALGSDAPVAPLDPWIAMSAAVGRSRDGREPWHAEQAIDVRVALAASTGGHGATVTAGSVADLAVIELDPFAASADDLRRMPVAATLLAGRFTHDSL from the coding sequence ATGAGCGGAGCGACGCCGCTCGTTCTCGCCGGAGCCCGCCTGCCCGGCGCCGACGGCGCAGTCGACGTGCACGTCGCGCGCGGCACGGTCACCGCGATCACTCCCGCGGGGGTTGAGCCGTCGGCGCAGTCCGAACCGTCCGCGCAAGGTGCCCGACGAATCGAGCTCGGCGGTCGATTCGTCGTGCCGGGCCTCCACGACCGGCACGTGCACTTCTCGCAATGGGCGATGGTCTCGCGCCGGCTCGATCTCGCCGAGGCCCGCTCGGCCTCCGCGGCCGCGGCGCTCGTCGCGGCATCCGTCGACCGCGGCGACACCGAGGTGATCGGCTTCGGCTATCGTGACGCGCTCTGGACGGATGCCCCGAGCCGCGCGGTGCTCGACGCCGTCTCGGGTGAGGTGCCCGTCGTGCTCGTCTCCGCCGACCTGCACTCCTGCTGGCTGAACACGGCGGCGCTGCGCCGCCACGGGATCGAACACCTCGCCGACGCGAGCGGACTGCTCCGCGAGGACGACGCCTTCCGGATGCTGCGCGAGATCGACGACGTGGCCGACGACGTGCTCGACGGCTGGGTCGCAGACGCCGCACGCCGGGCCGCCGCTCGCGGCGTCGTCGGCATCGTCGACCTCGAGATGCGCTGGAACCGCGACGACTGGGCGCGCCGCGCCGCCGACGGCTCGACGGCGTTGCGCGTCGCTTTCGGCATCTACACCCAGCACCTCGACCGCGCCATCGCCGAGGGGCTGCACACCGGCGATACGGTGCCGGGAACCGGCGGTCTCGTCACCGTCGGCGGCCACAAGATCATCACCGACGGGTCCCTGAACACCCGAACGGCCTGGTGCTTCGATCCCTATCCCGGTCGCGGCCCCGACGAGCATCCCTACGGGCTCTCGACCGTGCCCTACGACGAGCTCGTGCCGCTCATGCGCACGGCCCACGAGGCGGGCATCACGCCAACCGTGCACGCCATCGGCGACCAGGCGAACGCGATCGTCCTCGACGCCTTCGAGGACGTCGGATGCCGCGGCTCCATCGAGCACGCACAGCTGCTCCGACGCGAAGACGTCGCCCGTTTCGCCGAGCTCGGCATCGTCGCGAGCGTGCAGCCCGAGCACGCCATGGACGACCGTGACGTCGCCGAACGGTACTGGCCCGGCCGCACCGACCGTGCCTTCATGCTCGCCGACCTCGCCAAAGCGGGCGTGGAGCTCGCCCTCGGCTCCGACGCCCCCGTGGCGCCGCTCGACCCGTGGATCGCGATGTCCGCCGCCGTCGGGCGCAGCCGCGACGGGCGCGAGCCCTGGCACGCCGAGCAGGCGATCGACGTGCGTGTCGCGCTCGCCGCGTCGACGGGCGGGCACGGTGCCACGGTGACGGCGGGATCGGTCGCGGATCTCGCGGTGATCGAGCTCGACCCCTTCGCGGCATCCGCCGACGACCTCAGACGGATGCCGGTGGCGGCCACCCTGCTCGCGGGCCGCTTCACGCACGACTCGCTCTGA
- a CDS encoding FMN-binding negative transcriptional regulator gives MRQNPSFTMASEDAVKRLIRENPWMTIVSMTDAAGLVASHYPVLLDETADGIVLLTHVGRPDDVVHELGRHEILVIVQGPHGYISPGWYDASPAVPTWNFVTAHLYGTPELLSADENLRVLEALVDHFEDPMPEPRRMRGTAENSAYADSIATGTVGLRIPITRIVAKNKMSQNKPAETVDRIIAELEGDGPYASPALAAEMRRTHEALRAARA, from the coding sequence ATGCGACAGAACCCGAGTTTCACCATGGCGAGTGAAGACGCCGTCAAGCGCCTGATCCGCGAAAACCCGTGGATGACGATCGTGAGCATGACGGATGCCGCGGGCCTCGTCGCCTCCCACTACCCGGTGCTCCTCGACGAGACCGCCGACGGCATCGTGCTGCTCACCCACGTAGGCCGCCCGGACGACGTCGTGCACGAGCTCGGCCGCCACGAGATCCTCGTCATCGTGCAGGGCCCGCACGGCTACATCTCGCCCGGCTGGTACGACGCGAGCCCAGCCGTGCCCACGTGGAACTTCGTGACGGCGCACCTCTACGGCACACCCGAGCTCCTGAGCGCCGACGAGAACCTGCGCGTGCTCGAAGCGCTCGTCGACCACTTCGAGGATCCGATGCCCGAACCGCGCCGCATGCGGGGCACCGCCGAGAACTCGGCCTACGCCGATTCCATCGCCACGGGAACCGTGGGCCTGCGCATTCCCATCACGCGCATCGTCGCGAAGAACAAGATGAGCCAGAACAAGCCCGCCGAGACCGTCGACCGCATCATCGCCGAGCTCGAGGGCGACGGCCCCTACGCGAGCCCCGCGCTCGCCGCAGAGATGCGCCGCACGCACGAGGCCCTCCGGGCGGCCCGCGCATGA
- a CDS encoding Fpg/Nei family DNA glycosylase gives MPEGHSVHRITRQFERNFVGHVVRASSPQGRFAAGAAELDGRRMTDARAVGKQMFLGFEGDRWLRVHLGMYGAWDFAGDILMDATIASANGRMGHTGQKGTFLEGPNPDAVVFDAAGENSITSIGAPRRTRLRMSESEKEGNDLTTFPPEPVGQVRVRLLTDTVSADLRGPTACEVLDPAQVEAVVARLGPDPLIDEGTAAEDRFAASVTKKPTPIALLLMDQNVIAGIGNVYRAELLFRARQNPHTPGRLVPEEHVRHLWRDWAKLLRIGVETGQMMTMDDLDDDAFRAAMANRADRHWVYKREGLPCRVCGTNIVLEELGARKLYWCPYCQS, from the coding sequence ATGCCCGAGGGCCACTCCGTCCACCGCATCACGCGGCAGTTCGAGCGCAACTTCGTCGGCCACGTCGTGCGAGCCTCGAGTCCGCAGGGCAGGTTCGCGGCGGGAGCGGCTGAGCTCGACGGGCGACGGATGACGGATGCCCGCGCCGTCGGCAAGCAGATGTTCCTCGGCTTCGAGGGCGACCGCTGGCTCCGGGTGCACCTCGGCATGTACGGCGCGTGGGACTTCGCCGGCGACATCCTCATGGACGCGACGATCGCTTCAGCCAACGGCCGCATGGGGCACACCGGCCAGAAGGGCACGTTCCTCGAGGGCCCGAACCCCGACGCGGTCGTGTTCGACGCGGCGGGGGAGAACTCCATCACCTCGATCGGCGCCCCTCGACGCACCCGCCTCCGGATGTCGGAGTCCGAGAAGGAGGGCAACGACCTCACGACCTTCCCGCCCGAACCCGTGGGGCAGGTGCGCGTGCGCCTGCTCACCGACACCGTGAGCGCCGACCTGCGGGGGCCAACGGCGTGCGAGGTGCTCGATCCCGCTCAGGTCGAGGCCGTCGTGGCCCGTCTCGGGCCCGATCCGCTCATCGACGAGGGCACGGCCGCAGAAGACCGGTTCGCGGCATCCGTCACGAAGAAGCCGACCCCGATCGCACTGCTCCTCATGGACCAGAACGTCATCGCGGGCATCGGCAATGTCTATCGCGCCGAGCTCCTGTTCCGCGCGCGGCAGAATCCGCACACGCCGGGCAGGCTCGTGCCGGAAGAGCACGTGCGCCACTTGTGGCGCGACTGGGCGAAGCTGCTCCGCATCGGGGTGGAGACCGGCCAGATGATGACGATGGACGACCTCGACGATGACGCCTTCCGCGCAGCCATGGCGAATCGTGCCGATCGGCACTGGGTGTACAAGCGAGAGGGGCTGCCCTGCCGGGTGTGCGGCACGAACATCGTGCTCGAGGAGCTGGGCGCCCGCAAGCTCTACTGGTGCCCGTACTGCCAGTCGTGA
- a CDS encoding ribose-5-phosphate isomerase, whose product MRIHIATDHAGLEFSRTLVDHLTNGGHEVLDHGPSVYDPLDDYPAFCINAALAVVRDQAAGVRALGIVFGGSGNGEQIAANKVRGIRAALVWSMDTAILAREHNDANVISIGARQHTVEEAIRYIDAFIAEPFSGDERHVRRIAQLAEYEETGDIAGKGVDVSTGSAAASE is encoded by the coding sequence ATGCGCATCCATATCGCGACCGACCACGCCGGCCTCGAGTTCAGCCGCACCCTCGTCGACCACCTCACCAACGGTGGCCACGAGGTGCTCGACCACGGGCCGTCGGTGTACGACCCGCTCGACGACTACCCGGCGTTCTGCATCAACGCGGCGCTCGCCGTCGTGCGAGACCAGGCCGCGGGGGTGCGCGCGCTCGGGATCGTGTTCGGCGGCTCGGGCAACGGCGAGCAGATCGCCGCGAACAAGGTGCGCGGCATCCGTGCGGCCCTCGTCTGGAGCATGGACACGGCGATTCTCGCGCGCGAGCACAACGACGCGAACGTCATCTCGATCGGCGCGCGCCAGCACACCGTCGAAGAGGCCATCCGCTACATCGACGCCTTCATCGCCGAGCCGTTCTCGGGCGACGAACGCCATGTGCGCCGCATCGCGCAGCTCGCCGAGTACGAGGAGACCGGCGACATCGCGGGCAAGGGCGTCGACGTCTCGACGGGCTCCGCCGCCGCTTCGGAGTAG
- a CDS encoding DUF2332 domain-containing protein encodes MHTSVDPSAPTPDRYRAFAEVESRGMSATYEGWALGAADDPATLRLIDELPPAKRQPNLVFASARFQGVPAGPYSLFREWLHAHWVEVRATALTHATQTNEAARCALHLPVLARLNGPLALLEVGASAGLCLYPDRYSYRYTGHPQLDPVDGPSEVVLDCEASADVPIPARLPDVVWRAGIDLNPLDVRRPDDLAWLDALIWPEHDDRRTRLQAAARIAAADPPHIVAGDLNERLAGLAAEAPPDATLVVFHTAVLAYLDEAARAEFVGTVRGLPGHWVSVEGRTIVPGIAAREDSALNGTEFVLALDAEQLAWAQPHGRALRWVANP; translated from the coding sequence ATGCACACGAGCGTCGACCCCAGCGCCCCCACGCCCGATCGGTATCGCGCGTTCGCCGAGGTCGAGTCCCGAGGAATGTCGGCGACCTATGAGGGGTGGGCGCTCGGTGCGGCGGATGACCCGGCCACGCTGCGGCTCATCGACGAGCTGCCTCCGGCGAAGCGCCAGCCGAACCTCGTGTTCGCCTCGGCGCGGTTCCAGGGTGTGCCGGCCGGGCCCTACTCCCTCTTCCGGGAATGGTTGCACGCCCATTGGGTGGAGGTGCGGGCCACCGCGCTCACCCACGCCACCCAGACGAACGAAGCCGCGCGCTGCGCGCTCCATCTCCCGGTGCTCGCCCGGCTGAACGGCCCACTCGCCCTGCTCGAGGTGGGAGCTTCGGCGGGGCTCTGCCTCTACCCCGACCGGTACAGCTACCGGTACACGGGGCATCCGCAGCTCGACCCCGTCGACGGACCGAGCGAGGTCGTGCTCGACTGCGAGGCATCCGCTGACGTTCCGATTCCCGCGCGGCTCCCCGACGTCGTCTGGCGGGCGGGCATCGACCTGAACCCCCTCGACGTGCGGCGACCCGATGACCTCGCGTGGCTTGATGCGCTCATCTGGCCCGAACACGACGATCGGAGGACCCGGCTGCAGGCGGCCGCGCGCATCGCCGCCGCCGACCCGCCCCACATCGTCGCGGGCGACCTCAACGAGCGCCTCGCCGGCCTCGCGGCCGAGGCACCCCCAGACGCGACCCTCGTCGTCTTCCACACCGCGGTGCTCGCCTACCTCGACGAGGCCGCGCGCGCGGAGTTCGTCGGCACCGTCCGCGGGTTGCCCGGTCACTGGGTCTCGGTGGAGGGACGCACGATCGTGCCCGGCATCGCCGCGCGAGAGGACTCCGCCCTCAACGGAACCGAGTTCGTGCTCGCGCTCGACGCCGAACAGCTCGCGTGGGCGCAACCGCACGGGCGCGCGCTCCGCTGGGTCGCGAATCCCTAG